A region of Maridesulfovibrio sp. DNA encodes the following proteins:
- the ercA gene encoding alcohol dehydrogenase-like regulatory protein ErcA, with translation MKEVLDMRKFVAPELVFGVGSSKLAGQYAENFGVSRALIVTDPGIVICSWVTAVKKSLEDSGIETYIFSNVSENPRDVEVMEGAKFYLENNCDCIIAVGGGSPMDCAKGIGIVTTNNSHILNFEGVDMVEVPGPPLICIPSTAGSSADVSQFAIITDTERDVKISIVSKAMVPDAALIDPELTTTMNAQLTASTGMDALTHAIEAYVSNANSALTDLLSLDAIGLVAGSLAEVIREPDNLELRGRVMLGSMEAGLAFSNAILGAVHAMAHSLGGLLDLPHGECNAILLPFVIRVNFHSAVKRYFKVAEKFGIDTAGKSDDQVCEELVQAITALGRAAGITKSLGDFGLTREDIPQLAKLALQDACMVTNPVELSQEDVEKIYEAAL, from the coding sequence GTGAAAGAAGTACTGGATATGAGAAAATTTGTTGCCCCTGAGCTTGTCTTCGGGGTCGGTTCTTCAAAACTTGCCGGGCAGTATGCGGAGAATTTCGGGGTCAGCAGGGCCTTGATCGTTACTGATCCCGGTATTGTCATTTGCAGTTGGGTTACTGCAGTTAAGAAAAGCCTTGAAGACTCCGGCATTGAAACTTATATTTTCAGCAATGTTTCCGAAAATCCCCGCGATGTGGAAGTTATGGAAGGGGCGAAGTTTTACCTTGAGAACAATTGTGACTGCATAATCGCTGTCGGTGGTGGAAGCCCTATGGATTGCGCAAAGGGAATAGGCATTGTGACCACCAACAATTCACATATTCTGAATTTTGAGGGTGTGGACATGGTTGAGGTTCCCGGTCCGCCTCTGATTTGTATCCCCTCCACAGCAGGAAGTTCCGCTGATGTTTCTCAGTTTGCTATTATTACCGATACAGAGCGGGACGTAAAAATCAGTATTGTCAGCAAGGCCATGGTCCCCGATGCAGCCCTTATTGATCCTGAATTGACCACCACAATGAATGCCCAGCTTACTGCTTCCACGGGCATGGATGCCCTGACCCACGCCATAGAGGCTTATGTCTCAAATGCCAATTCCGCACTGACTGACCTGCTGTCCCTTGATGCCATAGGACTTGTTGCCGGCAGTCTGGCCGAAGTTATAAGGGAGCCGGATAATCTTGAGCTGCGCGGTCGTGTGATGCTGGGCAGTATGGAAGCAGGGCTGGCATTTTCCAATGCGATTCTCGGTGCGGTACATGCCATGGCGCACAGCCTTGGAGGGCTTCTTGATCTGCCGCATGGTGAATGCAACGCTATTCTGCTGCCTTTTGTTATCAGGGTTAATTTCCACTCGGCAGTCAAAAGATATTTTAAAGTCGCAGAGAAATTTGGAATCGACACTGCCGGAAAGAGTGACGATCAGGTTTGTGAAGAACTTGTTCAGGCAATTACCGCTTTGGGCAGGGCGGCGGGAATAACCAAATCTCTTGGAGACTTCGGACTTACACGTGAGGATATCCCCCAGCTTGCCAAACTTGCATTGCAAGATGCCTGTATGGTCACCAACCCGGTTGAACTCAGTCAGGAAGATGTAGAGAAGATTTATGAAGCGGCGCTCTAG
- the ptsP gene encoding phosphoenolpyruvate--protein phosphotransferase, translated as MVGLVIVSHSQMLAQGVLELAEQMTRGSVVMEAAGGIDDPDNPIGTDPMKVMMSIESVAAQSEDGVLVIMDLGSALMSAETALDFLPDEVKEKVLLCSAPIVEGTMAAAVQASVGASLKEVSAEAGAALNVKIEQLAPITGETVQTAVPAQEEIQEGEELSIDLLVINKMGLHARPAANLVAEAGKFQSAIRIHKGEKSASAKSINQVALLAVKNGETITVTATGPDAQQAIDGLKALHADNFGERDEDVAEVVMETEPCKVGGEGYVHGAPASAGYAVGPVYAHLASLPEVERLEIANIDAEVSRLDQALSTALSDIQSLQRETEKTAGKANAAIFEVHGLILGDKDMRDKAVSVISDEKVNAEFAWFQVMDKMASDYRELDDAYMQARAADVMDCGGRVLRVLTGEGEQAIRLERESIIVAHDLTPSDVAGMDPEKVLGIITETGGATSHAAILSRSMGIPAVIGTGECFQYVSDGQTIALDGFEGTVWTSPDQVKLDEISAKRDQWLAECEEAKAKGAAPAKTVDGTEIMVMGNIGTPADAPRVLEYGAEGVGLFRTEFLFQDRDQQPDEQEQFEAYVEAAKAMNGNPVIIRTLDIGGDKPVKYLDTPVEENPFLGERGVRFCMARPELFRTQLRALLRAASAENIWIMFPMISGVEELEGVLAFQAEVREGLISEGVKIAEKIKTGIMIEVPSAVAEAEKLAAICDFFSIGTNDLTQYVMAADRGNKSVSKICDSLNPAVLRMIKMTCDAASANNIEVGMCGELAGNPKASALLLGLGLDELSMSGPSIPEVKEAIRAVSMDECCALAEKALAARSGDEVRDLLK; from the coding sequence ATGGTTGGATTAGTAATAGTTTCCCACAGCCAGATGTTGGCGCAGGGAGTTCTGGAACTTGCGGAGCAGATGACTCGCGGTTCCGTGGTCATGGAAGCCGCAGGCGGTATTGACGATCCCGATAATCCCATCGGCACCGATCCCATGAAGGTCATGATGTCCATCGAGTCCGTTGCCGCACAGTCCGAAGACGGCGTACTGGTCATTATGGATCTTGGCAGCGCGCTTATGAGTGCCGAGACTGCGCTTGATTTTCTGCCCGATGAAGTCAAAGAGAAAGTGCTGCTTTGTTCCGCCCCGATTGTGGAGGGAACAATGGCTGCGGCTGTACAGGCTTCTGTCGGCGCATCTCTTAAAGAGGTGAGTGCCGAGGCCGGTGCTGCTCTGAATGTTAAAATTGAGCAGTTGGCTCCCATTACCGGGGAAACTGTCCAGACTGCCGTACCTGCTCAGGAAGAAATTCAGGAAGGCGAAGAGCTCAGCATCGATCTGCTGGTAATCAACAAAATGGGGCTTCATGCCCGCCCGGCAGCCAATCTTGTTGCAGAGGCCGGTAAATTTCAATCAGCCATCCGGATTCACAAGGGTGAAAAGAGCGCATCAGCAAAGAGTATCAATCAGGTGGCCCTGCTGGCAGTCAAAAATGGTGAAACCATTACTGTTACGGCAACCGGACCGGATGCTCAGCAGGCAATTGACGGCCTGAAAGCTTTGCATGCCGATAACTTCGGTGAACGTGATGAAGACGTTGCTGAAGTTGTCATGGAAACCGAACCCTGCAAGGTCGGCGGGGAGGGTTACGTGCATGGTGCTCCGGCTTCTGCCGGGTATGCGGTCGGTCCGGTCTATGCCCATCTGGCGAGTCTGCCGGAAGTGGAGCGTCTCGAAATTGCCAACATTGATGCTGAAGTTTCGCGTCTTGATCAGGCATTATCCACAGCGCTTTCCGATATTCAATCTTTGCAGCGCGAGACTGAAAAGACTGCAGGTAAGGCTAATGCCGCAATTTTCGAAGTACACGGCCTGATCCTCGGTGATAAGGATATGCGTGACAAAGCCGTGTCCGTTATCTCTGATGAAAAGGTTAATGCCGAGTTCGCGTGGTTTCAGGTCATGGATAAAATGGCTTCTGACTATCGCGAGCTTGATGACGCATACATGCAGGCCCGTGCCGCAGACGTAATGGACTGCGGGGGACGTGTGTTGCGTGTCTTGACCGGTGAAGGGGAACAGGCCATCAGGCTTGAGCGGGAATCCATCATTGTGGCCCACGATCTTACTCCTTCCGATGTAGCCGGGATGGACCCTGAAAAGGTTCTGGGCATTATCACCGAGACAGGTGGGGCCACTTCCCATGCCGCGATTCTGTCCCGTTCAATGGGCATTCCGGCCGTTATCGGGACCGGAGAATGCTTTCAGTATGTTTCAGATGGACAGACGATTGCGTTGGACGGTTTTGAAGGTACTGTCTGGACCTCTCCTGATCAGGTCAAGCTGGACGAGATTTCCGCCAAACGGGATCAGTGGCTGGCCGAGTGCGAGGAAGCCAAAGCCAAGGGCGCTGCTCCGGCTAAGACTGTGGACGGTACTGAGATCATGGTCATGGGTAATATCGGTACTCCGGCAGATGCTCCTCGGGTGCTGGAATACGGCGCAGAAGGTGTAGGGCTTTTCCGTACCGAATTTCTCTTTCAGGACCGTGATCAGCAGCCGGATGAGCAGGAGCAGTTTGAAGCTTACGTTGAAGCTGCCAAGGCTATGAACGGTAATCCGGTCATCATCCGCACTCTCGACATCGGCGGTGACAAGCCTGTTAAATATTTGGATACCCCGGTTGAAGAAAATCCGTTCCTCGGTGAACGCGGAGTCCGTTTCTGCATGGCTCGGCCCGAGCTTTTCCGCACTCAGCTGCGCGCTTTATTGAGAGCTGCCAGCGCGGAAAATATCTGGATCATGTTTCCCATGATTTCCGGGGTGGAGGAGCTTGAAGGGGTTCTCGCATTTCAGGCTGAGGTCCGTGAAGGTCTTATCTCCGAAGGTGTGAAAATTGCCGAAAAGATCAAGACCGGAATTATGATTGAAGTTCCTTCCGCTGTTGCGGAGGCCGAAAAGCTCGCTGCGATCTGTGATTTCTTCAGCATTGGCACTAACGATTTGACTCAGTACGTAATGGCTGCGGACCGGGGTAACAAGTCGGTTTCCAAAATATGCGACAGCCTTAATCCCGCAGTACTGCGCATGATCAAAATGACCTGCGATGCAGCATCTGCCAATAATATTGAAGTCGGTATGTGTGGTGAGCTGGCCGGAAACCCCAAAGCTTCGGCATTGTTGCTCGGACTCGGTTTGGATGAGCTGAGCATGAGCGGTCCTTCAATTCCCGAAGTGAAGGAAGCTATCCGCGCCGTATCCATGGATGAGTGTTGCGCTCTGGCTGAAAAGGCGCTGGCTGCCAGATCCGGTGACGAGGTTCGTGATCTGCTGAAATAG
- a CDS encoding AzlC family ABC transporter permease, whose translation MSGFMRGVRANVPLLPSVVAYAAVLGVLAAQKSIAWVDMMALNVLMFAGSAQFVLVDMWNAPLPVLEMILAVLVVNLRYALIGASLKDLFAGQGLLKRLGIMHFVADENWAMTMVAARKGEGDVFHLLGGGLLLMLFWSIGTMAGMFFGGLIPDPKMLALDFAFTAVFSALAVSLWQGRQDVLPWLVAISASVLTEHFVPGKWYILVGGILGAVFAAFGPEVVPAAEGEGKA comes from the coding sequence ATGAGCGGTTTTATGCGTGGAGTTCGAGCTAATGTCCCCCTTCTGCCCAGTGTGGTTGCCTACGCCGCGGTGCTTGGAGTGCTGGCAGCCCAGAAGTCCATTGCATGGGTGGATATGATGGCTTTGAACGTGCTTATGTTTGCCGGGTCAGCCCAGTTTGTGCTGGTGGATATGTGGAATGCACCGCTCCCAGTGCTGGAAATGATCCTTGCAGTGCTGGTTGTGAACTTGCGTTATGCCCTGATCGGGGCATCTCTCAAGGATTTGTTTGCCGGGCAGGGGCTCTTGAAGCGGCTGGGGATCATGCATTTTGTGGCTGACGAAAACTGGGCCATGACCATGGTAGCGGCACGTAAAGGAGAAGGGGATGTGTTTCATCTGTTGGGCGGGGGGCTGCTGCTCATGCTTTTCTGGAGCATAGGAACCATGGCCGGAATGTTTTTTGGCGGCCTAATTCCCGATCCCAAAATGCTGGCCCTTGATTTTGCTTTTACTGCGGTCTTCAGCGCGCTGGCGGTTTCCCTGTGGCAGGGGCGGCAGGATGTTCTGCCGTGGCTGGTGGCCATAAGTGCATCGGTGCTGACGGAGCATTTTGTGCCCGGTAAATGGTACATACTGGTCGGTGGAATTCTCGGCGCGGTCTTTGCGGCATTTGGTCCGGAAGTTGTCCCTGCAGCAGAAGGTGAGGGTAAAGCATAA
- a CDS encoding ATP-binding protein — protein MKRRSRSNSNENVRNKLIGLGENSMRKSYYPELRERINELERFRALVENANDALFVLDAFSWSFADVNKTALKKTNYDRNELLDSPPELVFPEETCFLLHEVLIDDDVYSSWDKEDVSMTDLLGKGGSRIPVEMTLRVHYVGGRLYIVMVARDVRRRLADQRELSRARNYLGNVIDSMQSVLVGVDETSNVVLWNDYAHKETGIPADTAEGRFVYEMIPALRRFEHLISATISGDVSGGTEIFHMDRDGDTVFFEIVVFPFKGDEAGAVIRVDDITARTRMEEVMVQTEKMMTVGGLAAGMAHEINNPLGGILQGIQNIQRRISNNLPKNITVAGELGIPFDAIREYCDRRGILSKLDSVQKLGERSARIVSNMLQFSRQSGGERSCSNIKEIVETSIELSFSSYDFYSKSGSGGFEIVREFDESIPCLLCSPSEIEQVLINLLKNSVQAILSTPEWKEKGGVRIIVRLKSEPDYVRLEIEDNGPGMDAKTRKMALEPFFTTKPAGEGTGLGLFVSYFIITQKHGGTFDIETSPGKGMKVVIRMPYNC, from the coding sequence ATGAAGCGGCGCTCTAGGTCCAATTCAAATGAAAATGTTCGCAACAAGCTTATCGGGCTTGGCGAAAATTCAATGCGCAAGAGTTATTATCCTGAATTGCGTGAAAGGATTAATGAGCTTGAGCGCTTCAGGGCTCTGGTTGAAAATGCCAATGATGCTCTTTTTGTGCTTGATGCCTTTTCATGGAGCTTTGCCGACGTAAACAAAACCGCACTGAAAAAGACCAATTACGATCGTAACGAATTGCTGGACAGTCCTCCGGAACTGGTTTTTCCTGAAGAGACCTGTTTTCTTCTGCACGAAGTTTTGATTGATGACGATGTTTATTCCTCATGGGATAAGGAAGACGTTTCAATGACCGACCTGCTCGGAAAAGGCGGGTCGCGTATTCCGGTTGAAATGACTCTTCGTGTCCACTATGTGGGGGGCAGGCTTTATATTGTTATGGTTGCCCGTGATGTACGCCGCAGGCTGGCGGATCAGCGGGAGTTGAGCCGTGCCCGGAACTATCTTGGCAATGTGATTGATTCCATGCAGTCTGTTCTGGTCGGGGTGGATGAAACCTCGAATGTTGTTCTCTGGAATGATTACGCCCATAAGGAAACCGGAATTCCGGCAGATACGGCGGAAGGGCGGTTTGTATATGAAATGATTCCTGCCCTGCGTCGTTTTGAACATTTGATTTCGGCGACAATAAGTGGAGATGTTTCAGGGGGAACAGAGATATTTCATATGGACCGGGACGGGGATACGGTTTTTTTTGAAATCGTTGTTTTCCCGTTCAAGGGCGATGAAGCCGGGGCAGTGATCCGAGTTGATGATATTACTGCCCGTACACGTATGGAAGAGGTCATGGTCCAGACCGAAAAGATGATGACTGTGGGTGGGTTGGCCGCAGGTATGGCTCATGAGATCAACAACCCCCTCGGGGGAATACTGCAGGGCATACAAAATATCCAGCGCAGGATTTCTAATAATCTACCCAAGAATATTACTGTTGCGGGTGAATTAGGCATCCCCTTTGATGCAATCCGTGAGTATTGTGATAGGAGGGGGATTCTTTCCAAACTTGATTCGGTTCAGAAACTGGGTGAACGATCGGCACGTATTGTTTCAAACATGCTTCAGTTCAGCCGCCAGTCCGGCGGGGAAAGATCTTGCTCCAACATAAAGGAAATCGTCGAAACATCCATTGAGCTATCTTTCAGCAGCTATGACTTTTACAGCAAATCAGGGAGTGGGGGATTTGAAATTGTTAGGGAATTTGATGAGTCTATTCCCTGTCTTCTTTGTTCTCCTTCTGAAATTGAGCAAGTACTTATCAATCTGCTTAAGAATTCCGTACAAGCGATTCTCTCTACCCCCGAGTGGAAAGAGAAAGGTGGCGTCCGTATCATTGTCCGCCTGAAGTCAGAACCCGATTATGTTCGGCTCGAGATTGAAGATAATGGTCCGGGGATGGATGCTAAAACACGTAAAATGGCTCTTGAGCCTTTTTTTACTACCAAACCTGCTGGAGAGGGAACCGGACTTGGACTTTTTGTCTCTTATTTTATCATTACCCAGAAGCACGGCGGAACTTTTGATATTGAGACCAGCCCCGGCAAGGGGATGAAAGTCGTGATCAGAATGCCCTACAATTGCTGA
- a CDS encoding DUF4301 family protein, with amino-acid sequence MMVTENELREIENGFIDIIDDGISASALAEQIERFKTGFPATSLERACTLNDGIYSIQSDEKDELLGHFEEAADGGRFTKFVPASGAATRMFKHLLARLNGEELSEKDTDMVQTFMDLLPIMPFYGDLQDVMNKAGVSIDEAYASNDYNLILKYLLTEQGLNYASKPKGLIPFHSYENGYRTPFEEHVAEAAAHIKDRMGRARLHFTVSPAHEQEIREHIEEAVAKYPECRFEVTFSKQSRKTDTVAVDMDNEVFRTDDGKILFRPAGHGALLDNLHKLRGDLVYLKNIDNVMPDRLKGATIEYKKLLGGLLVRIQAQIFECLNMLENHHCSEFEVAAVAIFAVSHLSMQMPANFAQMSLEDKVDMLRVRLSKPVRVCGMVKNEGEPGGGPFWVNGPDGFVTPQIVEKSQVDMDDSVQAGIVRKATHFNPVDLVCGMRNHRGEWYALKNFTDPETGFISSKSKDGRKLKAMELPGLWNGSMADWITIFVEVPLSTFSPVKTVNDLLKEDHRN; translated from the coding sequence ATGATGGTTACTGAAAATGAACTCCGCGAAATTGAGAATGGTTTTATTGATATTATCGACGACGGTATTTCCGCATCCGCATTGGCTGAACAGATTGAAAGGTTCAAAACAGGATTCCCTGCCACAAGTCTTGAACGGGCTTGCACATTGAATGACGGGATATACAGCATTCAGTCTGATGAAAAAGACGAGCTTTTGGGGCATTTTGAAGAGGCTGCTGACGGAGGACGCTTTACCAAGTTTGTTCCGGCATCAGGCGCGGCAACCAGGATGTTCAAGCATCTTCTAGCCCGGTTGAACGGGGAAGAGCTTTCCGAAAAGGATACCGATATGGTTCAGACCTTTATGGATCTGCTTCCGATAATGCCTTTTTATGGAGATCTGCAGGATGTAATGAACAAAGCCGGGGTCAGCATTGATGAGGCTTATGCCAGCAATGATTACAATTTAATATTGAAGTATCTGTTAACTGAGCAGGGGTTGAATTATGCATCAAAGCCCAAGGGGTTGATTCCGTTCCACAGCTACGAAAACGGATACCGTACTCCTTTTGAAGAGCATGTTGCCGAAGCTGCCGCCCATATTAAAGACCGTATGGGGCGCGCAAGGCTGCATTTCACAGTCTCGCCTGCCCATGAGCAGGAGATTCGTGAACACATTGAAGAAGCGGTCGCAAAATATCCTGAATGCAGATTTGAAGTCACTTTTTCAAAGCAAAGCAGGAAGACGGACACTGTTGCTGTTGATATGGACAATGAAGTTTTCCGGACAGATGACGGCAAGATTCTGTTTCGGCCCGCCGGACATGGCGCTTTGCTGGATAATCTGCATAAGCTGCGCGGAGATCTCGTTTACCTGAAGAACATCGATAATGTCATGCCGGACAGATTGAAGGGAGCTACCATTGAATATAAGAAGCTTCTAGGCGGACTGCTGGTCAGGATTCAGGCCCAGATTTTTGAATGTCTGAATATGCTTGAAAATCATCATTGCAGTGAGTTTGAAGTCGCTGCCGTGGCCATTTTTGCCGTTTCTCATCTTTCCATGCAAATGCCTGCTAATTTTGCTCAGATGAGCCTTGAAGATAAGGTTGACATGTTGAGGGTGCGTCTATCCAAGCCGGTCCGTGTCTGTGGTATGGTTAAGAACGAAGGTGAGCCCGGCGGCGGTCCGTTCTGGGTTAATGGTCCTGACGGTTTTGTTACCCCGCAGATTGTGGAAAAGAGTCAGGTTGATATGGATGATTCTGTTCAGGCGGGTATTGTACGCAAGGCAACTCACTTCAACCCTGTGGATCTGGTCTGCGGAATGAGAAATCACCGTGGCGAATGGTATGCGCTTAAGAATTTTACCGATCCTGAAACCGGATTCATTTCCAGTAAGTCCAAGGACGGCCGCAAGCTCAAGGCAATGGAACTTCCGGGATTGTGGAACGGTTCCATGGCAGATTGGATCACTATTTTCGTTGAGGTCCCGCTGAGTACCTTTTCACCGGTTAAGACTGTTAACGATCTGTTAAAGGAAGATCACCGCAACTGA
- a CDS encoding amino acid permease: protein MATPGKKRLSVFTLSMMTVAAVCSLRGLPMMAREGLSMIFYILFSTLIFLIPASLVAAELGGAFSKESGGVYTWVKAAFGSRWGFTAIWLQWIQNVVWYPTVLGFGAGALAYLFMDPGMADSGVYTGSVILVAYWGATFVTLAGTDLVSKVTKYGVLLGTVLPGVLVIGLGLLWVNMGNPLEFMHISPTLEAAEKAAGELPHARLFPSITGLGSVAFLAGIILLFAGVEVHAVHANELEDPGKQFPESMFLAAAIIFLLFTLGSLSVAAVIPANEISLTAGLMQAFEMLLAKFHLDFLTPLIGLLVAFGAIGGVMSWISGPSRGLLHTADQGELPPILAKTNKNGMPINILMVQAVIVSILAGLYFIMDNVSVAFFMISAMTVTLYLVMYILMYAAAIKLRYTRPDLPRTYQVPGGLFGLCAVAGIGLLGVSFALVVGFFPPTNLKVGDPALYVGLVAAGMVVFVGLPLLINKMKKPNWKRDE, encoded by the coding sequence ATGGCAACTCCCGGTAAAAAACGGCTCTCGGTATTCACCCTTTCAATGATGACCGTAGCGGCAGTATGCAGCCTGCGCGGCCTGCCCATGATGGCGCGGGAAGGGCTTTCCATGATCTTTTACATCCTCTTCTCAACATTGATATTCCTTATCCCGGCTTCATTGGTAGCCGCCGAACTTGGCGGAGCATTCTCCAAAGAATCCGGGGGAGTATACACATGGGTAAAAGCTGCTTTCGGCTCAAGATGGGGATTTACGGCAATCTGGCTGCAATGGATTCAGAATGTTGTCTGGTATCCCACTGTGCTCGGCTTCGGGGCCGGAGCGCTGGCCTACCTGTTCATGGATCCGGGTATGGCCGATAGCGGCGTGTACACCGGTTCAGTAATACTCGTTGCATACTGGGGAGCGACTTTCGTGACCCTTGCTGGAACAGATCTGGTCAGCAAAGTCACCAAATACGGGGTACTGCTGGGGACCGTACTTCCCGGAGTGCTGGTCATCGGACTTGGACTTCTGTGGGTTAATATGGGTAATCCGCTTGAATTCATGCATATTTCCCCCACACTGGAAGCAGCGGAGAAAGCCGCCGGAGAACTTCCCCATGCCAGACTCTTCCCCAGTATAACCGGGTTAGGCAGCGTTGCCTTTCTGGCAGGGATCATACTTCTTTTTGCCGGAGTGGAAGTCCATGCCGTCCACGCCAATGAACTGGAAGACCCCGGCAAACAATTTCCGGAATCAATGTTTCTGGCTGCAGCTATAATTTTCCTGCTCTTCACCCTTGGCTCCCTTTCCGTAGCCGCGGTAATTCCGGCCAACGAAATCAGCCTGACCGCAGGATTGATGCAGGCCTTTGAAATGCTTCTCGCAAAATTCCATCTTGATTTCCTTACCCCGCTGATCGGACTGCTGGTTGCCTTCGGGGCAATAGGCGGTGTCATGTCATGGATCAGCGGTCCCAGCCGTGGACTGCTACACACTGCTGATCAGGGAGAACTACCGCCTATTCTGGCTAAAACTAATAAGAACGGCATGCCGATCAATATTTTAATGGTTCAGGCTGTAATTGTGAGCATCCTTGCCGGTCTTTATTTTATCATGGATAACGTGAGTGTGGCGTTTTTCATGATCTCAGCCATGACCGTGACCCTTTATCTGGTCATGTACATTTTGATGTATGCCGCAGCAATAAAACTGCGTTACACCCGGCCCGACCTGCCCAGAACATATCAGGTACCCGGAGGATTATTCGGACTTTGCGCCGTGGCAGGAATCGGTCTTCTGGGCGTAAGTTTCGCGCTGGTAGTAGGATTCTTTCCGCCCACAAACCTGAAGGTCGGCGACCCGGCACTCTACGTAGGGCTGGTTGCGGCTGGAATGGTTGTCTTTGTGGGGCTGCCCTTACTTATCAACAAGATGAAAAAACCTAACTGGAAACGGGACGAATAA
- a CDS encoding LysR family transcriptional regulator ArgP has protein sequence MLDNIYLEALTAVVEEGGFDKAALKLNISQSAVSQRIRNFEEQLGRVLVVRSTPPEPTEDGRKLIKHLRTIRLMEYELTDSMGLNPSGEFITLPVGVNADSLATWFMDALESFMKEHNVLFDLYVDDENRTHEMLRRGEVVGCIGTGSKPVKGCRSDYLATFDYLCLSTPDFCRRWFKNGFNLESVAKAPAAVFNRKDETQSRMLEKIFPGELVTHPIFYVPSTESFVDVICRELAYGMVPEFQVEDQLKSGQLIEVTTQGRVPVSLYWHSWNVDTELLNKLRQELIKFFN, from the coding sequence ATGCTTGATAACATTTATTTGGAAGCACTGACTGCGGTGGTTGAGGAGGGCGGTTTTGATAAAGCTGCCTTGAAGCTTAATATTTCCCAGTCTGCTGTGTCGCAGAGGATAAGGAATTTTGAGGAGCAACTGGGGCGGGTGCTTGTTGTCCGTTCCACTCCACCTGAACCAACTGAGGATGGCCGCAAGCTGATTAAGCATCTGCGCACCATTCGGCTTATGGAGTATGAATTAACAGATTCAATGGGGCTTAATCCCAGTGGTGAATTCATAACTTTACCAGTGGGTGTAAATGCGGACAGCCTTGCCACTTGGTTCATGGATGCTCTTGAGTCCTTTATGAAAGAGCACAACGTTCTTTTTGATTTATACGTGGATGATGAGAACAGGACTCATGAAATGCTACGTCGCGGGGAGGTGGTCGGCTGTATAGGAACAGGATCAAAACCTGTTAAAGGATGCCGCAGTGATTATCTGGCAACATTTGATTATCTATGCCTGAGTACGCCGGATTTTTGCAGGCGCTGGTTCAAAAACGGATTCAATTTAGAAAGTGTTGCAAAAGCACCGGCTGCGGTATTCAACCGTAAGGATGAAACACAGTCCCGGATGCTGGAAAAAATTTTTCCGGGTGAGTTGGTGACCCATCCAATTTTTTATGTTCCCTCAACTGAGTCTTTTGTTGATGTCATATGCCGGGAGCTTGCATACGGTATGGTCCCGGAATTTCAGGTGGAAGATCAATTGAAATCCGGGCAGCTTATTGAAGTTACAACGCAGGGCCGGGTTCCGGTCTCACTGTATTGGCATTCGTGGAATGTGGATACGGAGCTGCTGAACAAACTGCGTCAGGAGTTGATTAAATTTTTTAATTGA
- a CDS encoding AzlD domain-containing protein, producing the protein MNIYTSENAILIIALTALVTYSMRVGGLLLAGYLPTGGRFSRALKALPGTILISLAAPGFFNEGLIGFAGGIVTVAMAFKTKNVFLAMLAGMLVVALGRLFL; encoded by the coding sequence ATGAATATTTACACTTCGGAAAACGCAATTCTGATCATTGCCCTGACTGCTCTGGTAACTTATTCCATGCGTGTGGGCGGTCTGCTGCTGGCTGGCTATCTGCCTACGGGAGGACGTTTCAGCAGGGCTTTGAAGGCCCTGCCCGGCACCATCCTCATCTCCCTTGCCGCCCCCGGCTTTTTCAATGAAGGATTGATCGGATTTGCAGGCGGGATCGTTACCGTGGCTATGGCATTCAAGACTAAGAATGTGTTTCTTGCAATGCTTGCCGGAATGCTGGTGGTGGCTCTCGGAAGATTGTTTTTGTAG
- a CDS encoding LysE/ArgO family amino acid transporter, whose product MSSIIPYLQGFGTGAGLIIAIGAQNAFVLTQSIRKNHHMTICLVCSICDALLISLGVLGMGELISSNPVLLKPAAWGGAAFLTWYGFGSFRSALAGGQLEAGQDATTGLKSIILLTLTITLLNPHVYLDTVVMLGSISGQYNGMERYLFGIGAISASFVWFYTLGFGGRALAPLFKKPVTWRVLDSAVCLTMWVIAYNLAQKAMSV is encoded by the coding sequence ATGTCATCAATTATACCATACTTGCAGGGATTCGGAACCGGAGCAGGACTCATAATCGCTATCGGAGCGCAGAATGCCTTTGTGCTTACCCAGAGTATCAGGAAAAACCACCATATGACCATTTGTCTGGTCTGCTCAATTTGTGATGCGCTGCTGATATCTCTCGGAGTACTGGGTATGGGGGAACTGATTTCCTCAAATCCTGTGCTGCTTAAACCTGCAGCATGGGGCGGGGCCGCTTTCCTGACCTGGTACGGATTCGGTTCTTTCCGCTCAGCCCTGGCCGGAGGACAATTGGAAGCCGGACAAGACGCAACAACAGGCCTGAAATCCATAATTCTGCTGACCCTGACCATAACCCTGCTCAATCCGCATGTTTATCTTGATACTGTGGTCATGCTCGGTTCCATAAGCGGACAATATAACGGCATGGAACGCTATCTGTTCGGAATCGGGGCCATATCTGCATCTTTTGTCTGGTTCTATACTCTGGGATTCGGTGGAAGGGCTTTGGCCCCGCTGTTTAAAAAGCCTGTAACATGGCGGGTGCTGGATAGTGCAGTATGCCTGACAATGTGGGTTATTGCATACAATCTGGCTCAGAAGGCCATGAGTGTTTAA